One genomic segment of Nonomuraea coxensis DSM 45129 includes these proteins:
- a CDS encoding helix-turn-helix transcriptional regulator, with protein sequence MEPGASPTARALMTLDLLQGHPGITADRLADRLGVSERAARRYIGILREAGIPVEAVRGPYGGYRLGRGLRLPPLTFTAAEALGLVMAVLDGHHDAGDPSDPVGSALGKIMRALPEPVAAQAEAVRRTTAPVPDRGAARPDPGITAALVQACSAHRRARLGYRSEAGNERTIEVDPWAVVVRHGRWYLLCWSHTSAGRRAYRVDRVRDVRVLDVPFEPPAGLDPAAVLEEHLAVGWDHEVEVVVEAPAERVAGWLSRVMGRPEPLDAATTRLVGSTNNPAWYAEELARLPVPYRIVRCPDLVRAARTLGERLLAASAGAADPS encoded by the coding sequence CCGGCTGGCCGACCGGCTCGGGGTCTCCGAGCGCGCCGCCCGCCGCTACATCGGCATCCTGCGCGAGGCCGGCATCCCTGTCGAGGCCGTCCGCGGCCCGTACGGCGGCTACCGGCTCGGGCGCGGGCTGCGGCTGCCGCCCCTGACGTTCACCGCGGCCGAGGCCCTGGGCCTGGTCATGGCGGTGCTCGACGGCCACCACGACGCGGGCGACCCGTCGGACCCGGTCGGCAGCGCGCTCGGCAAGATCATGCGGGCGCTGCCCGAGCCGGTGGCCGCCCAGGCCGAGGCGGTCCGGCGGACCACGGCGCCCGTGCCCGACCGCGGAGCGGCCCGGCCGGACCCGGGCATCACGGCCGCCCTCGTCCAGGCGTGCTCGGCCCACCGGCGGGCGCGGCTCGGCTACCGTTCCGAGGCGGGCAACGAGCGGACCATCGAGGTGGACCCGTGGGCGGTCGTCGTCCGCCACGGCCGCTGGTATCTGCTGTGCTGGTCCCACACCTCCGCAGGCCGCCGCGCCTACCGGGTCGACCGGGTCCGCGACGTGCGGGTCCTCGACGTCCCCTTCGAGCCGCCCGCCGGGCTCGACCCGGCCGCCGTCCTGGAGGAGCACCTGGCCGTCGGCTGGGACCACGAGGTCGAGGTCGTCGTCGAGGCCCCCGCCGAGCGGGTGGCAGGCTGGCTCTCCCGCGTCATGGGCCGCCCGGAACCGCTTGACGCCGCCACCACCCGCTTGGTGGGCAGCACGAACAACCCGGCCTGGTACGCCGAGGAGCTGGCCAGGCTGCCGGTGCCGTACCGGATCGTGAGATGTCCGGATCTGGTGCGGGCGGCGCGGACCCTGGGGGAGCGGCTGCTCGCCGCGAGCGCCGGAGCGGCGGACCCGAGCTGA
- a CDS encoding STAS domain-containing protein, translating to MQQDSGLTVTYQPHSAHIHVLVVAGDLDHHTSPRLQEALEQVALAPGDGLVIDLSALPFCDSTGISVLVMAHQRAHDAGARLALAGLGPDIAHVFKIMGLDRLLSFYDSRDLAIAALR from the coding sequence GTGCAGCAGGATTCCGGTCTGACCGTCACCTACCAACCGCATTCGGCTCACATCCATGTGCTGGTCGTCGCCGGCGACCTCGACCACCACACCTCTCCACGGCTTCAGGAGGCGCTCGAACAGGTGGCGCTGGCGCCCGGCGACGGGCTGGTGATCGACCTGTCGGCGCTGCCGTTCTGCGACTCCACGGGCATCTCCGTGCTCGTGATGGCGCACCAGCGGGCCCATGACGCCGGCGCGCGGCTCGCGCTGGCCGGGCTGGGGCCGGACATCGCCCACGTCTTCAAGATCATGGGCCTGGACCGGCTGCTCTCCTTCTACGACAGCCGCGACCTGGCCATCGCCGCCCTGCGGTAG
- a CDS encoding SpoIIE family protein phosphatase: MARDDAERGPVTATGAELFTVDDEIGRDLAVVDWRATPLGPPEEWPQSLQTAVSILLSSRFSMWMAWGPELTFFCNAAYRRDTLGRKYPWALGRPAGEVWAEIWDDIGPRIDTVLATGRATWDEALLLFLERAGYPEETYHTFSYSPLRDDDGSVVGMLCVVSEETDRVVGERRMATLRDLGSDPSVVRTEQEMLAFACRQLGQNPQDLPFTITYLFDDDGGARLAEATGIPAGHPAAPAVLSADDPDPVWPLAALARGESELTALDAAPFAGLPTGHWNEPPTRALVVPLLQQGGGPYGFLVAALNRYRPLDDGYRGFVELAAGHVAAGISSARSYQAQQRRAEELAELDRAKTVFFSNISHEFRTPLTLIMGPVQELRGALADAGPRVRQDLEVIHRNGLRLGKLVNTLLDFSRLEAGRMQARYEPVDLAAVTAELASVFRSAIDKAGLEFRVDCPPLPEPVHIDRSMWEKVVLNLLSNALKFTFDGSVGVSVRERDGHAVVTVTDTGIGIPAEELPRLFERFHRIESARSRSHEGSGIGLALVQELVGLHGGTITADSTEDEGTTFTVRLPFGSAHLPPGSIIAPGAAETVSAGADPYVQEALRWLPEDDGLAQATAEVTAGAGTPVPDGGPAARVLIADDNSDMREYLVRLLRGAGYQVTAVGDGLEALDAVRADAPDLVVSDVMMPRLDGLALVSALRSDPRTAGVPVLLLSARAGQEDSIEGLEAGADDYLVKPFSAAELLARARANVELARMRNHHTRWRTAMIDSLQEGFFVTDETGAVIEVNSAFTDMLGYGPEELPYAPEHPWWPDTDADPQARALVAEAFERMMNEGRGSSHVPVTHRDGHLVWITVTFNAVTDPDTGRRRVVGTMRDVTAEHYLVQRESALAALSMRVSQAGNLTDALAGGLEALQEVWRARQVLAVVWADDQPRGLARAPAGGDWPGLPEDLREKLAALREQPPLRPVAPGTDGAGITLEHPEGLLTVWVDLGQNRPFTGEDQTLLALLAGHLGQGLHRVHQLDQQREAAVALQRAILGPSELPDGFAVRYEPAGRPLEVGGDWYDIVPLSGPRIGIVVGDCVGRGLEAAAVMGQLRSACRALLLQDAGPAQVFTALDRFAALIPGAKCTTAFCGVLDTSTGELVYSSAGHPPGILAHADGSTELLEGGRSVPLAVRGGRARPEARCTMPPRSTLLVYTDGLVERRRRPLTAGIDAASAAVQAGCATPIDALASEVMTSLTPDGGFSDDVALLLYRQPAPLEVAFPAESGQLAPVRAALREWLGRCELAPAQVQSVLVAAGEACANAIEHGHRDAPGRTIRLRAVATGRGLHLTVTDSGRWKIPEPEANPHRGRGVALMHALMNEVTIQPGAAGTTVDLHARIFP, from the coding sequence GTGGCACGCGACGACGCTGAACGGGGCCCGGTGACGGCGACCGGCGCCGAGCTCTTCACCGTTGACGACGAGATCGGCCGCGACCTCGCCGTGGTGGACTGGCGAGCCACCCCGCTCGGCCCCCCGGAGGAGTGGCCGCAGAGCCTCCAGACGGCCGTGAGCATCCTGCTGTCGTCCCGCTTCTCCATGTGGATGGCGTGGGGGCCTGAGCTCACGTTCTTCTGCAACGCCGCCTACCGCCGCGACACCCTCGGCCGCAAGTACCCGTGGGCGCTCGGCCGCCCGGCCGGCGAGGTGTGGGCCGAGATCTGGGACGACATCGGCCCCCGCATCGACACCGTGCTGGCCACGGGCCGGGCCACCTGGGACGAGGCGCTGCTGCTGTTCCTGGAGCGGGCCGGCTATCCGGAGGAGACCTACCACACCTTCTCCTACAGCCCGCTGCGCGACGACGACGGCTCGGTGGTCGGCATGCTCTGCGTGGTCAGCGAGGAGACCGACCGGGTCGTCGGCGAGCGGCGCATGGCGACCCTGCGCGACCTCGGCTCCGACCCCAGCGTGGTGCGCACCGAGCAGGAGATGCTCGCCTTCGCCTGCCGCCAGCTCGGGCAGAACCCCCAGGACCTCCCCTTCACCATCACCTACCTGTTCGACGACGACGGCGGCGCGCGCCTGGCCGAGGCGACCGGCATCCCGGCCGGGCATCCGGCCGCCCCCGCCGTCCTGTCCGCCGACGACCCGGACCCGGTGTGGCCGCTCGCCGCGCTCGCGAGGGGCGAGTCCGAGCTGACGGCGCTCGACGCCGCGCCGTTCGCCGGGCTGCCCACCGGGCACTGGAACGAGCCGCCCACGCGGGCGCTCGTGGTGCCGCTGCTCCAGCAGGGCGGCGGGCCGTACGGGTTCCTGGTGGCCGCGCTCAACCGGTACCGGCCGCTCGACGACGGCTACCGCGGCTTCGTCGAGCTGGCCGCCGGCCACGTCGCGGCCGGCATCTCCTCCGCCCGCAGCTACCAGGCCCAGCAGCGGCGGGCCGAGGAACTGGCCGAGCTGGACCGGGCGAAGACCGTCTTCTTCTCCAACATCAGCCACGAGTTCCGCACCCCGCTCACCCTGATCATGGGGCCGGTGCAGGAGCTGCGCGGCGCGCTCGCCGACGCCGGCCCGCGGGTGCGCCAGGACCTGGAGGTCATCCACCGCAACGGGCTGCGCCTCGGCAAGCTCGTCAACACCCTGCTCGACTTCTCCCGCCTCGAAGCCGGCCGCATGCAGGCCCGCTACGAGCCGGTGGACCTCGCGGCCGTCACCGCCGAGCTGGCCAGCGTCTTCCGCTCCGCGATCGACAAGGCCGGGCTGGAGTTCCGGGTCGACTGCCCCCCGCTCCCCGAGCCGGTCCACATCGACCGGAGCATGTGGGAGAAGGTCGTGCTCAACCTGCTGAGCAACGCGCTGAAGTTCACCTTCGACGGCTCGGTCGGCGTCAGCGTGCGCGAACGCGACGGGCACGCGGTCGTCACCGTCACCGACACGGGCATCGGCATCCCGGCCGAGGAGCTGCCGCGGCTGTTCGAGCGGTTCCACCGCATCGAGAGCGCCCGCTCGCGCTCCCACGAGGGCAGCGGCATCGGGCTGGCCCTGGTCCAGGAACTGGTCGGACTGCACGGCGGCACCATCACCGCCGACAGCACCGAGGACGAGGGCACGACGTTCACCGTCCGGCTGCCCTTCGGCTCCGCGCACCTGCCTCCCGGCAGCATCATCGCGCCGGGGGCGGCGGAGACGGTCTCGGCCGGCGCCGACCCGTACGTCCAGGAGGCCCTGCGCTGGCTCCCCGAGGACGACGGCCTCGCGCAGGCGACGGCCGAGGTCACCGCCGGAGCCGGCACGCCGGTGCCGGACGGCGGCCCGGCGGCCCGCGTGCTGATCGCCGACGACAACAGCGACATGCGCGAATACCTCGTCCGGCTGCTGAGGGGCGCCGGCTACCAGGTCACCGCCGTCGGCGACGGGCTGGAGGCCCTGGACGCCGTCCGCGCGGACGCGCCCGACCTCGTGGTCAGCGACGTGATGATGCCGCGACTGGACGGCCTGGCCCTGGTCTCGGCGCTGCGCTCCGACCCGCGCACGGCCGGCGTGCCGGTGCTGCTGCTGTCGGCCCGCGCCGGGCAGGAGGACTCCATCGAGGGCCTGGAGGCGGGCGCCGACGACTACCTGGTCAAACCGTTCTCGGCGGCCGAGCTGCTGGCCAGGGCGCGGGCCAACGTGGAGCTGGCGCGGATGCGCAACCACCACACCCGGTGGCGCACCGCCATGATCGACTCGTTGCAGGAGGGGTTCTTCGTCACCGACGAGACCGGCGCGGTGATCGAGGTCAACTCGGCCTTCACCGACATGCTCGGCTACGGGCCCGAGGAGCTGCCGTACGCCCCCGAACACCCCTGGTGGCCGGACACGGACGCCGATCCGCAGGCGCGCGCCCTGGTCGCCGAGGCGTTCGAACGCATGATGAACGAGGGCAGAGGCAGCAGCCACGTCCCCGTCACCCACCGGGACGGGCACCTGGTGTGGATCACGGTCACGTTCAACGCGGTCACCGACCCCGACACCGGCCGCCGCCGCGTCGTCGGCACCATGCGCGACGTCACCGCCGAGCACTACCTCGTGCAGCGCGAGAGCGCGCTCGCCGCGCTCAGCATGCGGGTCTCCCAGGCGGGCAACCTGACCGACGCCCTGGCCGGCGGGCTGGAGGCGTTGCAGGAGGTCTGGCGGGCCCGGCAGGTCCTCGCCGTCGTCTGGGCCGACGACCAGCCGCGCGGCCTGGCCCGCGCGCCCGCGGGCGGAGACTGGCCCGGCCTGCCCGAGGATCTGCGGGAGAAGCTGGCCGCGCTGCGCGAGCAGCCGCCCCTCCGGCCGGTCGCGCCCGGCACGGACGGCGCCGGCATCACCCTCGAACACCCCGAAGGGCTGCTCACCGTCTGGGTCGACCTGGGCCAGAACCGGCCCTTCACCGGCGAGGACCAGACCCTGCTGGCGCTGCTCGCCGGACACCTCGGCCAGGGCCTGCACCGGGTGCACCAGCTCGACCAGCAGCGCGAGGCGGCCGTGGCGCTCCAGAGGGCCATCCTGGGCCCGTCCGAGCTGCCCGACGGCTTCGCCGTCCGCTACGAGCCGGCCGGCCGGCCCCTGGAGGTCGGCGGCGACTGGTACGACATCGTGCCGCTGTCCGGCCCGCGCATCGGCATCGTGGTCGGCGACTGCGTGGGGCGCGGGCTGGAGGCCGCCGCCGTCATGGGGCAACTGCGCAGCGCCTGCCGGGCCCTGCTGCTCCAGGACGCCGGGCCGGCGCAGGTGTTCACGGCGCTCGACCGGTTCGCGGCCCTCATCCCGGGGGCCAAGTGCACCACCGCGTTCTGCGGCGTCCTCGACACCTCCACCGGCGAACTCGTCTACTCCAGCGCCGGCCACCCGCCCGGCATCCTCGCCCACGCCGACGGCAGCACCGAGCTCCTGGAGGGCGGCCGGTCGGTCCCGCTCGCCGTGCGGGGCGGCAGGGCGCGGCCGGAGGCGCGGTGCACCATGCCGCCCCGGTCCACGCTGCTCGTCTACACCGACGGGCTGGTCGAACGGCGGCGGCGTCCGCTGACGGCCGGCATCGACGCGGCCAGCGCCGCCGTACAGGCCGGGTGCGCCACCCCCATCGATGCCCTCGCGAGCGAGGTCATGACCAGCCTCACCCCGGACGGCGGCTTCAGCGACGACGTCGCGCTGCTCCTCTACCGCCAGCCCGCCCCGCTGGAGGTCGCCTTCCCCGCCGAGTCCGGCCAGCTCGCCCCCGTGCGCGCGGCGCTGCGCGAGTGGCTGGGCCGCTGCGAGCTCGCCCCCGCGCAGGTGCAGAGCGTGCTCGTGGCGGCGGGGGAGGCGTGCGCCAACGCCATCGAGCACGGGCACCGCGACGCCCCCGGCCGGACGATCCGCCTGCGGGCGGTCGCCACCGGCCGCGGACTGCACCTCACCGTGACCGACAGCGGACGGTGGAAGATCCCCGAGCCCGAGGCCAACCCGCACCGCGGACGGGGCGTCGCGCTCATGCACGCCCTGATGAACGAGGTGACCATCCAGCCCGGCGCCGCCGGCACCACCGTCGACCTGCATGCGAGGATCTTCCCTTGA
- a CDS encoding STAS domain-containing protein translates to MTAPLTVVASQRPDGTLVLACAGEIDMSNARALDEALAGADGDGTVLVDLSAVEYLDSAGLTVLFSHAERIRLVANPLLEPVLTISGLAELTTVEGLDGDDQ, encoded by the coding sequence TTGACCGCACCCCTCACCGTGGTCGCCTCGCAGCGGCCGGACGGCACCCTGGTCCTCGCCTGCGCGGGCGAGATCGACATGAGCAACGCACGCGCCCTTGACGAGGCGCTGGCCGGCGCGGACGGCGACGGCACCGTGCTGGTCGACCTCAGCGCGGTCGAGTATCTGGACAGCGCGGGCCTGACCGTGCTGTTCTCCCATGCCGAGCGCATCCGGCTGGTCGCCAACCCGCTGCTCGAACCCGTCCTCACGATCTCCGGGCTCGCCGAGCTCACCACCGTCGAGGGCCTCGACGGCGACGATCAGTGA
- a CDS encoding ArsR/SmtB family transcription factor, protein MAANERVDPSADVLDQAAAVFGLLSSPSRLHIVWALAQGECDVSGLAERVGGALPAVSQHLAKLKLAGLVRSRREGRRVVYLIDDQDIVTTVQGLVGRLAERRGPGERARGLGA, encoded by the coding sequence ATGGCGGCCAATGAGAGGGTTGACCCATCGGCCGACGTGCTCGACCAGGCGGCCGCCGTGTTCGGGCTGCTGTCCTCGCCGTCCCGGCTGCACATCGTGTGGGCGCTGGCGCAGGGCGAGTGCGACGTGTCCGGGCTGGCCGAGCGGGTGGGCGGCGCGCTGCCCGCGGTCAGCCAGCACCTGGCCAAGCTGAAGCTGGCCGGTCTGGTCCGGTCGCGGCGCGAGGGCCGCAGGGTGGTCTACCTCATCGACGACCAGGACATCGTGACCACGGTGCAGGGCCTGGTCGGCCGGCTCGCCGAACGGCGGGGCCCCGGGGAGCGCGCCCGTGGTCTGGGCGCCTGA